A single region of the Salmo salar chromosome ssa16, Ssal_v3.1, whole genome shotgun sequence genome encodes:
- the LOC106573039 gene encoding 5'-nucleotidase domain-containing protein 3, whose amino-acid sequence MTSLSLYLCSLLNNNNNKKKLLICYNYLHTHRTPLHLVDRAPQKTRLVRLLDMNVPAVFRGRVTGKVLAQQSGARNYREATMCTSSASGQDMTNWLWSIYNETKKQTEALIPVISKNSVNPNTVFANNEMSLHDIEIYGFDYDYTLAFYSRHLHTLIFNIARDILIQEHRYPEGLREYEYIPNFVVRGLHYDVQKALLMKIDAFHYIQLGTVYRGLHPVPDKEVIAMYDGCHVPLENMSDFYGKSSHGHTMKQFMDIFSLPEMNLLCCVNDYFMKHNIDYEPVHLYKDVKAAIGDVHVKGIMYRAVEADMENYISYGEQTHAVLKKLYEDGKKMFLITNSPFDFVDRGMIYIVGKDWRDLFDIVIVQADKPGFFNDRRKPFRRVTDKGVLHWDRIHKLEKGKIYKQGNLYEFLRLTGWRGSKVLYFGDHIYSDLADLTLKHGWRTGAIIPELRKEIKIMNTEQYVHLMTWLQGLTGLIEHMQVHRDPASQAVVQEWIKEREAMRSQTKDIFNSQFGSLFRTYHNPTYFSRRLSRFADIYMASLSCLLNYDFQHTFFPRRTPLQHESPFWPEQTSAGALKMPFIPHRTTTEE is encoded by the exons ATGACGTCGTTGTCACTGTACTTGTGTAGTctgttaaataataataataataagaagaagtTGTTAATTTGCTACAACTACTTACATACGCACCGAACACCACTACACCTCGTCGATCGGGCGCCGCAGAAGACTCGACTTGTTCGGTTATTGGATATGAATGTCCCTGCAGTGTTCCGTGGTAGGGTCACCGGGAAGGTTTTGGCGCAACAATCCGGTGCCAGAAACTATAGGGAGGCTACTATGTGTACCAGTTCCGCAAGTGGCCAGGACATGACCAACTGGTTGTGGTCTATTTACAACGAAACCAAAAAACAGACCGAAG CCTTGATCCCAGTGATATCCAAGAACAGTGTGAACCCCAACACTGTCTTTGCCAATAATGAGATGAGTCTGCACGATATAGAGATCTATGGGTTTGACTATGACTACACCCTGGCTTTCTACTCCAGACACCTCCACACCCTCATCTTCAACATCGCACGGGACATCCTCATCCAGGAGCACAGG TACCCTGAGGGCCTGCGTGAGTACGAGTACATCCCAAACTTTGTTGTCAGGGGACTGCACTATGACGTCCAAAAG GCATTACTGATGAAGATAGATGCCTTTCACTATATCCAGTTGGGAACAGTATACAG GGGTCTTCACCCGGTGCCAGACAAGGAGGTGATTGCCATGTACGACGGCTGCCACGTTCCTCTGGAGAATATGAGTGACTTTTATGGCAAG AGTTCCCATGGCCACACTATGAAACAGTTCATGGATATCTTCTCCCTTCCAGAGATGAACCTACTGTGCTGTGTTAATGACTACTTTATGAAGCACAACATCGACTACGAGCCTGTCCACCTCTACAAAGACGTCAAG GCAGCGATAGGAGATGTCCATGTGAAGGGTATTATGTATCGAGCTGTGGAGGCAGATATGG agaaCTATATTTCCTATGGGGAACAGACTCACGCTGTGTTGAAGAAGCTCTATGAGGATGGCAAGAAGATGTTCCTCATCACCAACAGCCCCTTTGACTTTGT GGACCGGGGAATGATCTACATCGTGGGGAAGGACTGGAGAGATTTGTTTGATATTGTCATTGTGCAGGCCGACAAACCAGGCTTCTTCAACGACAGGAGGAA GCCCTTCAGACGAGTAACAGATAAAGGGGTGCTGCATTGGGACAGGATTCACAAGCTGGAGAAGGGGAAGATCTACAAACAG GGAAACCTATATGAGTTCCTGAGACTCACTGGTTGGAGGGGGTCCAAGGTGCTGTACTTTGGGGATCACATTTACAGTGACCTGGCT GACCTGACTCTGAAGCACGGCTGGAGGACAGGAGCCATCATCCCAGAGCTGAGGAAGGAGATCAAGATCATGAACACTGAGCAATATGTCCACCTGATGACCTGGCTACAGGGCCTGACTGGACTCATAGAGCACATGCAG GTCCACAGAGACCCAGCGTCGCAAGCTGTTGTCCAGGAGTGGATCAAAGAGAGAGAAGCCATGAG ATCACAGACTAAGGACATCTTCAACAGCCAGTTTGGGAGTCTCTTTCGAACGTACCACAACCCCACCTACTTTTCCCGCCGCTTGTCTCGTTTCGCTGACATCTACATGGCCTCCCTCAGCTGTCTGCTGAACTATGACTTCCAGCACACCTTCTTCCCTCGCCGGACCCCCCTGCAGCACGAGTCACCCTTCTGGCCCGAACAGACCAGCGCCGGAGCCCTGAAGATGCCCTTCATACCCCACAGGACCACGACTgaagagtag